In Leclercia pneumoniae, the genomic window CGGTGTTACGGTAGGTCGCTACGCCAGTAGTACGGCCAGTCATGAAGACGTCAGTCTGGGTCCAGGTGTCGCCGCCGTATTCCGGCAGAACGTCGGTCCATGCGCCGATGTCATATGCAACACCGTAGTTACGGCCGTAGTCGAAGGAGCCGAACTCGTTGAATTTCAGACCAGCAAAGGCCAGACGGGTTTTGTTACCGTCAGAACCCTGAGATTCAGCATTGTCACCGCGGAATTCATATTCCCACTGACCAAAACCGGTCAGCTGATCGTTGATCTGAGTTTCACCTTTGAAGCCCAGACGAACATAAGTTTTGTCGCCGTCGTTATCGGTGTCGTCAGAGAAATAGTGCAGACCTGTCACTTTACCGTACAGATCCAGTTTGTTGCCGTCTTTGTTATAAACTTCGGCTGCGTTTACTGCGCCAGCCGCCAACAGGGTAGTCACTGCCACTGCAACTAATTTAAGTTTCATTGCTTGTAATCCTTATAATTTTCTTTTAAGCACACCCTCAACCCTTGATGAACGAGGCCGCTCGTCAATGGCACGCTATTTTTAAGATTCTTGCTGCATCGTTTCAATAATAAGTTTCAAATTATTAATCTTAATTTCAATTAGTGTGATCGCGATCGGTAAAATGAGCGCATATATTGCAAAATTCGCTTAGAAAATGTTCTGAAATTTATTTGGTGCCGTAATTTATTATTAATCTATTTATAGTCTTGGAGGGGTTTTGTTTCGTAGGGAAATTAGCGGAGCAGGTGTGCGAAATTTGATCGGCTCAAGACATTTAATTAGTCAAAAACAGTGGGTTAACCAGCGGCCAGGCTATATTTTATACATTTTTCTTTGAAATATTCAGAAACATACTATTGCACTTCGTGCTATATCGCACGTGAGTATTAGGAGTCAATTAATTACATCTGTTGTCAATAAATGTAAGTTCAATGAAATATTTATTTACGACGGAAACAAATATAAACAAACACACAACGTAGCGGCTAGTGTTTACCTAAATATTCTGAGGAGAGATCACATTTTATTTTACAACTGAGGCGCCCCTCCCCGCGGGAGGGAGCCAAACCGTTAATTGCGCGTGGCATACCAGCAGAGCAGCGACCCGGCGCAGACCAGTAATGCACCCTGCCAGAAGGTGAAAGAGAGAGGCGCGCTCAGTAGCGCGGCGGCAAGGGCGGCAGATAACACCGGTGTGAAATAGGAGACTGTCGCCAGCAGGGAAACATTTCCGTGCAGGATACCAATATTCCAGGACGCATAGCCGATACCCAGAGCCATGCCGCACAGAAGCAATTTGAAAACGATCGGCAGGCTAAAGGTCATCTCCGGCTGGTCGCTCAGCAGATATTTCATCCACAGCGTCAGGGCGGTGAGTAACACAAAGAGCGTAATGCCATTCTGACCCTTAGCATATTTGCGGGTAACGGTGCAGTAGGCCGCCCAGATAAACGCGCCGGCAAAGGCGAGGCCATAGCTCAGAGGATTTGAGAGAATATTGCTGACTATTTCATCAACATGCAGACCCTGTTCACCTCCTAATACCCAACTTACGCCGAAGAGTGCGATGAGTAATCCGGGCACTACCCACAGGCTGCTTTTCTGCCCGTTGAAGAGAATAGCAAAAACAATGGTCAGACTTGGCCAGAGATAATTCACCATCCCCACTTCAATCGCCTGATGGCGAGTACTGGCATAACCGAGCGACAGCGCCAGACATATTTCGTAGCTGACGAATAGCACGCTACCAGCAATCAGGTAGCCTGGCGTAAAACGGCGAAACGACGGGAACCCAACAATTAGCCAACATAATAAGCCGCTCAGAGTATAAATCATTGCCGCACCACCCACCGGCCCCAGTCCTTCGCTGACGCTCCGAATAAGTCCCACCATGGTGCTCCATAGCACAATGGCGAGCAGGCCGATCAGCGTGGCTTTTTTCCTGTCCATATCTCTCCCCGAGGCATTGAAATAAAGGGAAAAGTTTATAGCACCCTTTGAGCCGCTTTCGCGAATGAAACGTAAGCGAGCTAATACCAACGGGTTAAGCAAAACGGCTCATCGTGACAATTAAGAGGGCGAACTCAGGTGACTTTGATTTGACGCAATAAAAACAGGGGCTTTGCTGATAGTTTGCGGCGCGAAGAGTTATCAGAAAAAGAGGACAGCAATGGACGTCAGCCGCAGACAGTTCTTTAAAATCTGCGCGGGCGGTATGGCCGGGACTACAGCAGCAATGCTGGGATTTGCGCCCAAAATGGCGCTGGCTCAGGCACGCAACTACAAACTGTTGCGCGCTAAAGAGATCCGTAACACCTGCACATACTGCTCCGTTGGATGCGGGCTATTAATGTATAGCCTGGGTGATGGTGCGAAGAACACCAAAAAGGCGATTTATCATATTGAAGGGGATCCGGATCATCCGGTAAGCCGCGGGGCACTGTGCCCGAAAGGGGCGGGGCTGTTGGATTACGTTCACAGCGACAACCGTCTACGCTATCCGGAGTACCGCGCGCCAGGCTCCAATAAATGGCAGCGCATCTCCTGGGATGAGGCCTTCTCCCGAATTGCAAAATTAATGAAAGCCGACCGCGATGCCAACTTTATTGAAAAGAACGCACAGGGCGTCACGGTTAACCGCTGGCTTTCCACCGGGATGCTTTGTGCATCCGCGGCAAGTAATGAAACCGGCATGCTGACGCAAAAGTTTGTGCGCTCCCTCGGCATGCTGGCGGTAGATAACCAGGCGCGCGTCTGACACGGACCAACGGTAGCAAGTCTTGCTCCAACATTTGGTCGCGGTGCGATGACCAACCACTGGGTTGATATCAAAAACGCGAATGTCGTGGTGGTGATGGGCGGTAACGCCGCTGAAGCCCATCCGGTGGGGTTCCGCTGGGCGATGGAAGCAAAAAACAACAACGACGCAACGCTTATCGTCGTCGATCCGCGCTTTACGCGTACGGCATCGGTGGCCGATATCTATGCGCCTATTCGCTCCGGTACGGACATTACGTTCCTCTCTGGGGTACTGCTGTATCTGATCGAAAATAACAAAATTAACGCGGAATACGTTAAGCACTACACCAACGCTAACCTGCTGGTGCGGGATGATTTTGCCTTCGAAGACGGGCTGTTCAGCGGCTATGACGCGGAAAAACGCCTGTACGATAAATCCTCCTGGAACTACCAGTTCGATGAAAACGGTTATGCGATGCGCGATGAAACACTAACGCATCCGCGCTGCGTGTGGAATTTGCTCAAACAGCACGTGTCCCGTTATACGCCGGAGGTAGTGGAAAACATCTGTGGTACGCCGAAAGCGGACTTCCTGAAAGTGTGTGAAGTGCTGGCCTCAACAAGTGCAGCAGACAGAACCACCACCTTCCTGTATGCGTTGGGCTGGACACAGCATACCGTGGGTGCGCAGAACATCCGCACCATGGCGATGATCCAGCTGCTGCTTGGCAACATGGGGATGGCGGGCGGTGGGGTGAACGCGCTGCGCGGCCACTCCAACATTCAGGGTCTGACTGATCTTGGGCTGCTCTCCACCAGCCTGCCGGGATACCTGACGCTGCCGTCAGAAAAACAGACCGATCTGCAAAGCTATCTGGCGGCAAATACGCCAAAAGCGACGTTACCGGATCAGGTGAACTACTGGAGCAACTATCCGAAGTTCTACGTCAGCCTGATGAAATCTTTCTACGGCGATGCGGCGCAGAAAGAGAACGACTGGGGCTTTGACTGGCTGCCGAAGTGGGATCAGTCCTGGGACGTCATCAAGTATTTCAACCTGATGGATCAGGGCAAGGTAACGGGCTATATCTGCCAGGGCTTTAACCCTGTTGCCTCGTTCCCGGACAAAAACAAAGTGGTTCGCAGCCTGAGCAAGCTGAAGTACATGGTGGTTATCGATCCGCTGGTGACTGAAACCTCGACCTTCTGGCAGAACCACGGGGAGTCTAACGACGTGGATCCGGCCTCGATTCAGACCGAGGTGTTCCGCCTGCCGTCCACCTGCTTCGCGGAAGAGGATGGCTCTATTGCCAACTCTGGCCGCTGGCTGCAGTGGCACTGGAAAGGCCAGGATGCGCCGGGTGAAGCACGTAACGATGGCGAAATTCTGGCGGGCATTTACCACCGTCTGCGCGACATGTATCGCACGGAAGGCGGCAAGGGCATCGAGCCGCTATTGAAGATGAGCTGGAGCTATAAGCAGCCGGATCACCCTGAGTCAGAGGAAGTGGCCAAAGAGAACAACGGCGTTGCGCTGGCGGATCTCTATGATGCTAACGGTAACCTGCTGGCGAAGAAAGGTCAGCTGCTGAACAGCTTCGCGTTGCTGCGTGATGACGGCACCACGGCTTCCTCGTGCTGGATTTATACCGGCAGCTGGACCGAGCAGGGTAACCAGATGGCCAACCGCGACAACGCAGACCCATCAGGTCTGGGCAATACGCTGGGCTGGGCATGGGCGTGGCCGCTTAACCGTCGCGTGCTCTACAACCGTGCGTCGGCGGACATCAACGGCAGGCCGTGGGATCCAAAACGGATGCTGATCGCGTGGAACGGATCGAAGTGGGCGGGGAACGATATCCCGGACTTCAACACCGCCGCGCCGGGCAGCAACACCGGTCCGTTCATTATGCAGCCGGAAGGGCTGGGGCGTCTGTTTGCCCTCGACAAACTGGCGGAAGGGCCATTCCCGGAACACTACGAGCCGATGGAAACGCCGCTCGGCACCAACCCGCTGCACCCGAACGTGGTCTCCAGCCCGGTGGTGCGTATCTACGAAGACGACGTGCTGCGTTTAGGTAAGAAGGACAAGTTCCCGTACGTGGGGACCACCTACCGCCTGACCGAGCATTTCCACACCTGGACCAAACACGCGCGGCTCAACGCCATCGCGCAGCCGGAACAGTTTGTGGAGATCAGTAAAAATCTGGCGAAAGCGAAGGGGATTGCCAACGGCGACCGCGTGAAGGTGAGCAGCAAGCGCGGCTTTATACGCGCCGTTGCGGTGGTGACCCGTCGTCTGCAGACCCTGAACGTACACGGTCAGCAGGTGGAAACCGTCGGTATTCCGCTGCACTGGGGCTTTGAAGGGGTGGCGCAGAAAGGCTATATCGCCAATACCCTGACGCCTAACGTCGGCGACGCCAACTCGCAAACGCCGGAGTACAAAGCGTTTCTGGTTAACATCGAGAAAGCGTAAGGAGCGATAAGATGGCGATGGAAACACAAGACATTATTAAACGCTCCGCGACCAATGGCATCACTCCCGCGCCCCGCGCGCGGGATTACAAGGCCGAAGTTGCCAAGCTTATCGATGTGTCATCCTGTGTGGGCTGCAAAGCCTGCCAGGTGGCGTGTTCAGAGTGGAATGATATCCGTGACGAAGTGGGCCATTGCGTCGGGGTCTACGATAACCCGGCGGATTTGAGCGCCAAATCCTGGACGGTGATGCGCTTTAGCGAAACCGACCAGAACGGCAAGCTGGAGTGGTTGATCCGCAAAGATGGCTGTATGCACTGCGAAGATCCGGGCTGCCTCAAGGCTTGCCCGTCTGCCGGCGCGATTATTCAGTACGCCAACGGCATCGTGGATTTTCAGCAGGACAACTGTATCGGCTGCGGCTACTGCATTGCGGGCTGTCCGTTTAACGTCCCACGTCTTAACAAAGAGGATAACCGGGTCTATAAATGCACCCTGTGTGTGGATCGCGTCAGCGTTGGGCAAGAGCCGGCCTGCGTGAAGACCTGTCCTACGGGCGCCATTCACTTCGGGACCAAAAAAGAGATGCTGGAAGTGGCGCAGCAGCGCGTCGACAAGTTAAAAGCGCGCGGTTACGCCAACGCGGGGATCTACAATCCGCAGGGGGTCGGGGGGACACACGTGATGTATGTGTTGCACCACAACGACCAGCCGGAACTGTACCACAATCTGCCGAAAGACCCGGCGATTGATACTTCGATCAACCTGTGGAAAGGGGCGTTGAAACCCCTCTCTGCGGCGGGCTTTATCGCCACCTTTGCCGGGCTGATTTATCATTATATTGGCATTGGTCCGAACAAAGAGGTGGATGACGACGAGGAGGAGCATCATGAGTAAGTCAAAGATGATTGTGCGCACGAAATTTATCGACCGCGCCTGTCACTGGACGGTGGTGATCTGCTTCTTCCTGGTGGCGGTATCGGGAATTTCGTTCTTCTTCCCGACGCTACAGTGGCTGACCGAAACCTTCGGTACCCCGCAGATGGGGCGCATTCTGCATCCGTTCTTCGGCGTGCTGATCTTCGTGGCGCTGATGTTTATGTTCGTGCGCTTCGTACACCATAACATTCCGGACAAGCAGGATATTCCGTGGGTGAAGGGGATTGTTGAGGTCCTGAAAGGGAACGAGCATAAAGTCGCAAAAGTGGGGAAATATAACGCCGGGCAAAAAATGATGTTCTGGACCATCATGAGCATGATTTTTGTGCTGCTGGTGACGGGCGTCATTATCTGGCGTCCTTATTTTGCCCACTTATTCCCGATTCAGCTGGTGCGTTATAGCCTGCTGATCCACGCGACGTCTGCCATTATTTTGATCCATGCCATTCTGATCCATATGTATATGGCTTTCTGGGTTAAAGGGTCGATTAAGGGGATGATTGAAGGGAAGGTAAGCCGCCGCTGGGCGAAGAAACACCATCCGCGCTGGTATCGGGATGTGGAACGTCTGGAAGCGAAGAAAGAGAGTGAAGAGGGGATAAACTAACCCGGCCGTGCGCCGTCGGCAGAGTCCGGCGGCGCTTTGCGGGTCATGTATTGGTGATTAAAGCATCAATGCTTGCGATAACACGACTTCGTGCACTCTGTAAATTACAGACATAGTTTTTCTTATTGAGCTTATTTTTATCTATATGAGTCATACCAGGTGTATTCAGGAACAACTTCTCGAATTCAATGTTCACCAGAGGAGTTGCAGAGTGAATATGGCTATTCAGATGAATACGATAACTTAATGGTATAATAAGCCTCGTTGATAAGTCGTCATACCAATCATGTTGAATGATCATAAAATAGGGTTGATACTCGCAAGTCCTGCCCGATGGGTTGCGGTAAATATCGAACTGATATCCCATCAAATCCCTCCGAAATAGGGATCATCTGACAATAGCCCCGCTTTTGCTGTAAACGCATTCATAGCTTTAATAAATTCTTTGTCGTGCTGGCCTGGCGGTAATTTATCATCTTTGTGCAAGGCGGGAAGCGGCATCGCTGGGCTTAGATGCTGCTGAGTACAGCGATTTTCTTTCTCGTTTGCTTTCATTTTTCACCTCCTGTGTTGGTGCGGTTATTATCAACCGCAGCCGACAAAAGACAATAGCACTTCTCCTGGCAAGAGTGATTCTTGCGAGGCGTCTTCCAGTAATTTTAGAAGCGCTCCGCAATATACCTGAACGGATATTTCGTCGGTTTTATCTTGCCTATTTTTCGCTTCGGTAAATCCATCGGCTTAATATGCAGATCTTTATACGGAATCTGTGACAGCAGATGCGAAATAATATTCAGGCGAACGCGCTTTTTATCTTCTGAACGCGCCACAAACCAGGGCGCCCAGGCGGTGTCGGTGGCTTCAAACATGGCGTCGCGGGCGGCAGTATATTCATCCCACATATTGAAGGATTTAATATCCATCGGGGAGAGCTTCCAGGTCTTGCGCCCGTCGTTAATACGATCGCGAAGCCGGCGCTCTTGCTCTTTCGGCGTAACCTCAAGCCAATACTTCAGCAAGATAATGCCTGCATCCACCATGGCCTTTTCCATTACCGGGGTGCCATCAAGAAATTTTTCGACTTGATCCTCAGTACAGAACCCCATCACGCGTTCTACACCGGCGCGGTTATACCAACTGCGGTCAAAGATAACGATCTCGCCGGCAGAAGGCAGATGAGGCACATAGCGCTGCATGTAGAGTTGGCTTTTCTCTTTTTCGGTTGGGGCAGGGAGAGCCACAACCCGAAATACTCGCGGGCTGACGCGCTCGGTGATGGCTTTGATGGTACCGCCTTTACCGGCACCATCTCGCCCTTCAAAGACGATGCAGACTTTTAAGCCTTTTGCGACCACCCACTGCTGCAATTTAACCAGCTCCACGTGCAGTCGGCGCAGCTCTTTTTCATACGCTTTGTTTTTAAGCGGCGCAGTGGGAGTGGCATCCGCGGCGGCCTTGCTCTTTTTCTTCTCTGCCATGTTGCGATCCTCGATAGAGTTGCAGGTTCATTGCGTGCTAACACCTTGAAGTGTAATCGTGGCGTGGCAGGCTGGCGGAAAATATTCACACCCTACCCGAAATAATGGATGAAACGGTCAGCGGACAGTTTTGAACTGGCTCACACAGTAAGATTGGCCGATAATGCGCGTTGCAATTTATTAACAAGTGGTCGTGGTATGAAAAAAATCATTTTTTCGTTGGCACTTGGCACCTTCGGCCTGGGTATGGCCGAATTTGGCATTATGGGTGTGTTAACTGAACTGGCGCAGGATACCGGGATCTCCATTCCCTCTGCGGGCAATATGATCTCGTTTTACGCTTTTGGCGTAGTGATTGGCGCGCCGATCATCGCGCTCTTCTCCAGTAAGTTTTCCCTGAAGAGCACGCTGCTCTTTCTGGTGGCGCTCTGCGTGGCAGGTAATGCCATTTTCACCTGCGCAAACTCCTATACCATGCTGGCGCTGGGCCGTCTGATCTCGGGTCTTCCGCATGGTGCTTTCTTTGGCGTCGGGGCCATTCTTCTTTCTAAAATCGCGCCGCCGGGTAAAGTCACGCTGGCCGTATCCGGAATGATTGCCGGCATGACGGTCGCCAATCTGATGGGCGTGCCGCTGGGCACCTGGATTGGCCAGACCTATCATTGGCGTTACACCTTCGCCCTGATTGCGCTTTTCGATGCGCTGGTGATCCTTTCCATACTCTTATGGGTGCCTAAGCTCTACGATAAAAGCGAAGCCCGCCTCACCGAGCAGTTCCATTTTTTGAAGAAACCTGAGCCCTGGCTGATCTTTGCCGCGACCATGTTTGGCAACGCAGGGGTGTTTGCCTGGTTTAGCTTCGTTAAACCCTTCATGGTTAACGTCTCTGGTTTCTCTGACCTGTTTATGACCTTCATCATGATGCTGATGGGGCTGGGGATGGTGCTCGGCAACCTGCTCAGCGGCAAGTTATCCGGACGTTTCAGTCCGCTGCGCATTGCCGCCACAACAGACCTGGTGATTGTCTTGTCCCTGTTGCTGCTGTTCACTTTCGGTGAGAACCAAACCGCCTCGCTGGTGATGGGCTTTATCTGCTGCGCCGGACTCTTTGCACTCTCTGCGCCGTTGCAGATTTTGTTACTGCAAAACGCCAAAGGCGGGGAATTGCTGGGGGCGGCAGGCGGCCAGGTGGCCTTTAACCTTGGCAGCGCAATTGGGGCCTGGTTCGGTGGATTGATGATTACGCTTGGCTACAGCTGGGACTATGTCACGCTGCCCGCAGCCCTGCTGTCGTTTGCCGCAATGTCCTGTTTATTGATGTACGGATATCGGAAATCAAGAGGGGCTCATTCCAGCGCCAGCGCGGTAGCCTGATGCTTTTCAGGCCCGTCTGGTTTCATGCAGAATGTAAAACAACCGCCCATGAGGGCGGTTGGCGATATTAAACAAATTTTGCCAGCGGATCGCCGGCGGCAAAGGCAATCGCGCGGTTTGCCGCCGGTGGGTAGATGAGTTCGTTAGTAATGGCGATTTTGATTTTTTTCGCCTCCTCACGCACGCTCTTCACCGCCTGTTCCCAGCCCTCTGTGTAGACCGCGCCCCAGCCCCCGAGATCCAGACAGGTAACATAATTAACCTGACGATAAGGGTGAGGCGCGGCGTTCAGCAGGCTGGCCGCCGCATTATGACCGGCGAATTTTCCAAGCTGGATCGCATGCTGGCAGGTCATCAGCGCGGTATTACCGAGCTCGTCGGTTTTCGCATGTGCCGTATCGCCGGTGGCATAGACGTCGGGAAGTGCCGGGATTTGCAGTAAATCATTTACGCGCAGACGCCCCTGCGCATCGCGTTCAGCGCGGATCTGCTGGGTGAGGGGATGCGCCTCCACACCGGCGGTCCAGACCACGGTAGACGATTCAATATGTTCGCCGCCTTTTAGCGTTACGCCCGTCGCGTCGATGGACTCAACTTCGCTGTTCACGCGCCATTCAACGCCCAGCCCAATGCTGGCTTCCGCGATGACCTGACTCAGTGCCTCGCTGAAACGTCCGCCGATTTTATCACCGCGCTCAACTACGATAACTCTGGTCTGGGTATCATCACCAAGACGTGCACGCAGACGTGCCGGTAATTCGGTCGCCAGCTCAATGCCGGTAAAACCGCCACCGCAGACCACCACCGTATTTCGCGCAAGGCTCGCTGGCTGATTGACCAGTTCGTCGAGGTGTTTTTCAAAGATTTGCGCAGATTCCATCTGGTCGATATCAAAAGCATACTCTGCCAGGCCGTTAATGGCAGGACGACGGATTTGGCTGCCGGTTGCCAGGATCACACGGTCATAGTTCCTGAGCGACGTGCCGCCATCCTGTGCGCGGTACCAGACCGTTTTTTCAGTAGTATCAATGCGTTCTGCGTGACCTGCGATAAATTCGACATCAAGCTCGGCATAGAGGTCGCTTAATGGGGCACGTAGCCCGGCGACATTTTCCTCGTAAAAACGCGGACGCACGCGCAGCTCGGCGGCGGGGGCCAGCACGGCGATCTGAAGGTCATCGCTGCTACTCAGTTCAGCTACACGCGCAGCACTGACCGCCGCCCACATTCCGGCAAAGCCGCTGCCCACAATCAAAAGTTGCTTCTTCATCTTCGTTCCTTAAACGCGTCAGGCTCTATGTCTGACCTGACTCCAACTATACTTGTCGTAGTTAACTGCGACAATAGTTTTCTGAGTTAAGCGCAAGCACGAATTTTGGATTGCAATAAATATTCTTGTTAAATAACAGGTTAGGACTGCTATCTGGTTCGGACTAGTTTTCAGAAGGACGCTAACGCTATACTAACCAGGATTAATCATTACGGAGTTACGCATGGCCTTTTACAGTTCCGGTGTGGAATACGGTATTCACAGCCTGATGTGCATGGTGGATGCAAAGGGCAATGAGCGCGAAATGAGCGTGCGGGAAATGGCCGAACTGCAGGGCGTGCCTTATGACTACCTGGGCAAAATATTCACGCGCCTCTCCCGCGCCGGGCTGGTCATCAGCACCGAAGGTAAGGGCGGAGGGTTTAAGCTGGCGCGTGCGGCCGAGCTGATCACCGTGCTGGATGTGGCGCATGCCATCGATGGCCAGAAGAACATGTTCGAATGTCGCGAAGTGCGACAGCGGCTGGCGCTGTTTGATGAAGCCCCTCCCGCATGGGCCTGCGAAGGGCCGTGCGGCGTCCGTTCGGTGATGGACAGTGCGCAGCAGCGGATGGAAGAGGAGTTATCCCGGCATACCATTCTGGATCTGGCACGCAAGATGTTCCGTAAAGCGCCGGATACCTTTCAGATTGAAGTGCAGGAGTGGATTGCCGACAGGCGCAGTTCTAACTGAAAGCGCCCTCGTCCTAAGACGAGGGTTAAGACTTACTGGCGGAAATCAATCACCATACGGCCACGGATCTGGCCCTGTTCCATCTCTTTGAAAATGGCGTTGATATCACCCAGCGGACGCAGGGCCACTTTCGGTACCACTTTTCCTTCCGCAGCAAACTGGAACGCTTCGGTCAGATCCTGGCGCGTGCCCACCAGAGAGCCTACGACCTGGATGCCATCCAGCACCAGACGTGGAATGTCCAGGCTCATCGCTTCGGGTGGAAGGCCCACGGCAACCACGCGGCCACCGGCACGCACGGCATCCACCGCTGAGTTGAAGGCCGCTTTTGCCACTGCGGTCACCACGGCAGCATGGGCACCACCGGCCTTCTCCTGAACGATCTTAGCTGCATCTTCGGTGCGCGAGTTGATGGTGAGATCAGCCCCCATCTCCGCCGCCAGCTTCAGCTGTTCGTCATTGACATCAATGGCAATCACTTTGGCGTTAAAGACATTCTTAGCGTATTGCAGCGCCAGGTTCCCCAGGCCGCCCAGGCCATAAATAGCAATCCACTGGCCGGGTTTGATGTCTGAAATCTTCACCGCTTTGTAGGTAGTCACTCCGGCGCAGGTAATGCTGCTGGCTTCTGCCGACCCCAGACCGTCCGGCACCTTGACCGAGTAGTCGGCGGTAACGATGCACTCTTCAGCCATGCCACCGTCCACTGAATAGCCGGCGTTCTTTACCGTGCGGCATAAGGTTTCGTTGCCCGAGTTACAGTATTCGCAATGACCACATCCTTCAAAGAACCAGGCGACGCTTGCACGGTCACCCACCTTGAGGGAGGTGACGCCCGGCCCAACTTCTTTCACGACCCCGATACCTTCATGCCCGAGAATCACCCCGGTTTTGTCACCAAAATCGCCATTTTTAACGTGAAGATCGGTATGGCACACGCCACAGCACTCCATCTTCAGCAGCGCTTCGCCATGCTTGAGTGCGCGAAGAGTTTTGTCGGTCACGTCCACATGATGGTCTTTTGTCACAACTGCAGCTTTCATATGTTTCTCCATGTTCATGATGAGATCTGCGAGGCAGGTCCGGCATATCGTACTAACGACATACCTCTTAAGGATTAATTCTTTCAATCAATCCGGCAAGGGCAGAGCAACATAATGTAATAATTTAGTCGGTATTTTGCCTGGTGAGAGGGGGTGAATGATTAATAACTATGATGAATGGTTGGCTATCGGTTTCGTCAATAAACCGTCATGTTTCTGACATTTTTGCTCCGTAAGGTGTTGTCTTCCTAATAACCAAAGAGTTAAAAGACAATGCATCTGGTCAAAAAAGTGCTCGCCGTGAGCCTGCTGTTATCTGCCTCCGTTCAGGCCCAAAATATTCTTGAGTTCCCGCAGCCGGAGAATAATCCGGAAGAGTTTTACGCGGTCACTGAAATCCCGGCTGGCGGGATTATTAAATACGAAACCGATGCCAAAACGGGCTTTATCATTGCCGATCGTTTCCAGTCTATGCCGGTGGCCTATCCGGCGAACTACGGGTCCCTGACCCAGTCGCTGGCAGGGGATGGCGATCCGCTGGACGTGGTGTTTTATACCCGTGCGCCGATGGCGCCCGGCACCCTGATCAAACTGCGCGCCATTGGCGTGCTGAAGATGATCGATGGCGGTGAAAAAGATGACAAAATCGTGGCCGTACCGGCAAGCAAAATCGACCCGACCTACGATGACATTAAAGAGCTGAGCGATCTGCCGAAGATTGA contains:
- the fdnG gene encoding formate dehydrogenase-N subunit alpha → MDVSRRQFFKICAGGMAGTTAAMLGFAPKMALAQARNYKLLRAKEIRNTCTYCSVGCGLLMYSLGDGAKNTKKAIYHIEGDPDHPVSRGALCPKGAGLLDYVHSDNRLRYPEYRAPGSNKWQRISWDEAFSRIAKLMKADRDANFIEKNAQGVTVNRWLSTGMLCASAASNETGMLTQKFVRSLGMLAVDNQARVUHGPTVASLAPTFGRGAMTNHWVDIKNANVVVVMGGNAAEAHPVGFRWAMEAKNNNDATLIVVDPRFTRTASVADIYAPIRSGTDITFLSGVLLYLIENNKINAEYVKHYTNANLLVRDDFAFEDGLFSGYDAEKRLYDKSSWNYQFDENGYAMRDETLTHPRCVWNLLKQHVSRYTPEVVENICGTPKADFLKVCEVLASTSAADRTTTFLYALGWTQHTVGAQNIRTMAMIQLLLGNMGMAGGGVNALRGHSNIQGLTDLGLLSTSLPGYLTLPSEKQTDLQSYLAANTPKATLPDQVNYWSNYPKFYVSLMKSFYGDAAQKENDWGFDWLPKWDQSWDVIKYFNLMDQGKVTGYICQGFNPVASFPDKNKVVRSLSKLKYMVVIDPLVTETSTFWQNHGESNDVDPASIQTEVFRLPSTCFAEEDGSIANSGRWLQWHWKGQDAPGEARNDGEILAGIYHRLRDMYRTEGGKGIEPLLKMSWSYKQPDHPESEEVAKENNGVALADLYDANGNLLAKKGQLLNSFALLRDDGTTASSCWIYTGSWTEQGNQMANRDNADPSGLGNTLGWAWAWPLNRRVLYNRASADINGRPWDPKRMLIAWNGSKWAGNDIPDFNTAAPGSNTGPFIMQPEGLGRLFALDKLAEGPFPEHYEPMETPLGTNPLHPNVVSSPVVRIYEDDVLRLGKKDKFPYVGTTYRLTEHFHTWTKHARLNAIAQPEQFVEISKNLAKAKGIANGDRVKVSSKRGFIRAVAVVTRRLQTLNVHGQQVETVGIPLHWGFEGVAQKGYIANTLTPNVGDANSQTPEYKAFLVNIEKA
- the fdxH gene encoding formate dehydrogenase subunit beta, whose translation is MAMETQDIIKRSATNGITPAPRARDYKAEVAKLIDVSSCVGCKACQVACSEWNDIRDEVGHCVGVYDNPADLSAKSWTVMRFSETDQNGKLEWLIRKDGCMHCEDPGCLKACPSAGAIIQYANGIVDFQQDNCIGCGYCIAGCPFNVPRLNKEDNRVYKCTLCVDRVSVGQEPACVKTCPTGAIHFGTKKEMLEVAQQRVDKLKARGYANAGIYNPQGVGGTHVMYVLHHNDQPELYHNLPKDPAIDTSINLWKGALKPLSAAGFIATFAGLIYHYIGIGPNKEVDDDEEEHHE
- a CDS encoding CcdB family protein, producing MGYQFDIYRNPSGRTCEYQPYFMIIQHDWYDDLSTRLIIPLSYRIHLNSHIHSATPLVNIEFEKLFLNTPGMTHIDKNKLNKKNYVCNLQSARSRVIASIDALITNT
- the ppk2 gene encoding polyphosphate kinase 2, coding for MAEKKKSKAAADATPTAPLKNKAYEKELRRLHVELVKLQQWVVAKGLKVCIVFEGRDGAGKGGTIKAITERVSPRVFRVVALPAPTEKEKSQLYMQRYVPHLPSAGEIVIFDRSWYNRAGVERVMGFCTEDQVEKFLDGTPVMEKAMVDAGIILLKYWLEVTPKEQERRLRDRINDGRKTWKLSPMDIKSFNMWDEYTAARDAMFEATDTAWAPWFVARSEDKKRVRLNIISHLLSQIPYKDLHIKPMDLPKRKIGKIKPTKYPFRYIAERF
- the yddG gene encoding aromatic amino acid DMT transporter YddG codes for the protein MDRKKATLIGLLAIVLWSTMVGLIRSVSEGLGPVGGAAMIYTLSGLLCWLIVGFPSFRRFTPGYLIAGSVLFVSYEICLALSLGYASTRHQAIEVGMVNYLWPSLTIVFAILFNGQKSSLWVVPGLLIALFGVSWVLGGEQGLHVDEIVSNILSNPLSYGLAFAGAFIWAAYCTVTRKYAKGQNGITLFVLLTALTLWMKYLLSDQPEMTFSLPIVFKLLLCGMALGIGYASWNIGILHGNVSLLATVSYFTPVLSAALAAALLSAPLSFTFWQGALLVCAGSLLCWYATRN
- the fdnI gene encoding formate dehydrogenase-N subunit gamma; amino-acid sequence: MSKSKMIVRTKFIDRACHWTVVICFFLVAVSGISFFFPTLQWLTETFGTPQMGRILHPFFGVLIFVALMFMFVRFVHHNIPDKQDIPWVKGIVEVLKGNEHKVAKVGKYNAGQKMMFWTIMSMIFVLLVTGVIIWRPYFAHLFPIQLVRYSLLIHATSAIILIHAILIHMYMAFWVKGSIKGMIEGKVSRRWAKKHHPRWYRDVERLEAKKESEEGIN